A region of Epinephelus fuscoguttatus linkage group LG1, E.fuscoguttatus.final_Chr_v1 DNA encodes the following proteins:
- the rab22a gene encoding ras-related protein Rab-22A, producing the protein MALRELKVCLLGDTGVGKSSIVWRFVEDSFDPNINPTIGASFMTKTVQYQNELHKFLIWDTAGQERFRALAPMYYRGSAAAIIVYDITKEESFQTLKNWVKELRQHGPPNIVVAIAGNKCDLSDAREVSEKDAKDYADSIHAIFVETSAKNAININEVFIEISKRIPVADAAGGTSGKAFKLGRQASESRRTCC; encoded by the exons ATGGCGCTGAGAGAGTTAAAAGTCTGTCTCCTGGGG GACACTGGCGTTGGAAAGTCAAGTATTGTTTGGAGATTTGTGGAGGACAGCTTTGACCCAAACATCAACCCAACAATTGG GGCATCCTTCATGACCAAGACGGTGCAATACCAGAATGAGCTGCACAAGTTCCTGATCTGGGATACGGCAGGACAGGAGCGG TTTCGTGCTCTGGCGCCAATGTACTACAGAGGGTCAGCGGCGGCCATCATTGTGTATGACATCACAAAAGAG GAATCCTTCCAAACATTGAAGAACTGGGTGAAGGAGCTACGACAGCACGGTCCTCCCAATATAGTGGTCGCCATCGCTGGAAACAAATGTGACCTGTCAGACGCCAG GGAGGTGTCAGAGAAGGATGCCAAGGACTACGCTGACTCCATCCATGCCATCTTCGTAGAAACCAGCGCCAAGAATGCCATTAACATCAACGAGGTGTTTATAGAGATAA GTAAGCGTATCCCTGTTGCCGACGCAGCCGGAGGAACTTCAGGAAAAGCTTTCAAACTGGGACGTCAGGCCTCAGAGTCTCGCAGGACGTGCTGCTGA